The Neorhodopirellula lusitana genome segment GCTTGAAGCGTCGGACGATTCTGCTTCCCAGGTCATCGACATTGAAGACTCCGAGTCAGTGGACGCGGATGTCGATTTCGCGGACGCATCTTTTGAGGGCGACGGCGCTTTCGACGACCAAGTTGCCTTTGACGAAGTTCCAGCAGCCGACGGCGGCTTCGACGATGGCATGGGCGATGTGGTCGAAGCTGATGAAGCGATGGAAATCAGCGAACACGAAGAAGTCGAAGTCGACACCATGTCGGCGGGCGAACCCGGCTCGATCGGTGCCCCGGTTGCCTACGAAATCCCGTTCACTCTGCTTCAAACAGTCGGGCTGTTGTTGATCCTGGTCATCATGAGCCTGGGCGGCATGCTCATGACCGATTTGGTCCGAAACATGTGGAGCTACTCCGAGCTTTCCGCTCCCGTCAGCTCGCTAACGGACATGCTGATCGACGTTGCCGGTTGGGGTAGGTAGCACTCGACAAGATCATTCGATCGCTCGATGTTCGAGCGATTTCTATAGCGTGACCCAACCAGGTCGGTTGGGGCGTGAGCCTCGTTTGCGATGACTCGTTTGCAAGGCTGGCATCCACAAAAGTGGCTCAGCGACGGCCAAAAGCGCGGACGGGTCGATCGGCTTGAACAGACAAGGTGTCGACGCCGAAGCCTCTTCAACCTTCTTTTCCAGCCCCGCCCATTTCGCATCCGCGATCAAGATGGCGGGCACCTCGGGATGCGACTGCCGCACCAACTCAAGCGTTTGCAGGACATCCATCGGTTGATCGCCCACATCCCACACGATCAAATCGATCTGTTCGGTGTGCGGCAAACCGGTCGGTGCCCCCCCAGTCTGCGCTGGCACGCCTTGGGCCGGTTCGTCCAAACGAATCGCGGTACCTTCGGCCTCGTCGACCATGTCGATCAGATCATCCGCCAGCTTTTGGATATCAGCATTGCTGTCGCCGTCCGACTCCGAGATCCCAAACGCCTTGCGGACGGCTTCTGGGGTTCGAGCACAAACGCATTGCATCCCGGCTTGATGCAGCACACCTGCGGTCGCCAGTAGCGAAAGCGGCTTGGAATCGGCTACGACGACGGTCGCGTTGTTCTTGAAAACCTGGTTCGACGTTACGTTTGGCTTCATCACACAGCTCAATGGTGGTAGACATGGATCCGACGACTTCAATGCGACAGTCGCTTGGATAAACGCCCATATCAAACTGAACGAGTGAGGGGCAAGATCCAATTGATTCGGAAGTGGAAGTCCCGCCGGATCGCCGCCCCGCCACCGTGCTCGATTCCCAACAATCACTTGCGGTAGAATGTCTGCACCGCACGCCATGGTCGAGAACTGGATTAGCGTCTGGAACGTGAATTGGCCGCCGCGACTGTCCCCCACACGAATCCCACCTGTTTCCAGCGAGTCCCCACAGCGATGCCATCAACCCAGGACCCCGCCCGCAGCCTCGCCGGCAAGCGTGCTCTCATCTCCGGTAGTTCCCAAGGAATCGGCAGCGGGATCGCGATTGAACTGGCGAAAGCGGGGGCAGACGTCACGATCAACTTCCCTTCTGAATCCAATCCGAAGGATTGTGAATTAGCCGATCAGGTCGTCTCGGAATGCGTCGCACACGGCGTGCAGGCTCAGGCAATCGCGGCGGACATGGGCCGGCAATCCGAGGTTGAGCGATTGGTCAAGGAAGCGACCGCGACGATGGGTGGACTCGATATCGTCGTTTCCAATGCCGCCTATAGCGACCGCCACTTGATGCTGGAGTCTGATTTAGACGAATTTCGAAAAACCATCGACGTCACCATGTGGGGTGCATTCCACTTGCTCCGCTGCGGGGCCCAACAAATGGTGGACGCGGGCCAGGGCGGAAGCGTGGTGATGATCAGCAGCCCAATGGCTCACATCCCGATGCCAGGCGCGATGGCGTACAACATGTCCAAGGCAGCCATCGATCAGATGGCTCGTACTGCCGCGACGGAATTGGCGGGTCACCGCATTCGAGTCAACATTGTCCATCCGGGTTGGATCGACACGCCCGGAGAACGCAAGTTCTTCAGCGAAGAATCCTTGGCTGCCGAAGCCGCCAAGCTTCCTTGGGGGCGACTGGGCCGGTCTGATGAAATCGGCCGCGGCGTAGTCTTCTTGTGTGACCCGGCCAGTCAATACATCACGGGCACAACGCTGACAATCGACGGTGGCATCCAACTACCCTGGCGAGACATGTACCGCGTCGACGAAGCAAACAAGGCCGCTAGAAAAGACACAACCGCCTAGCTCAACTTGCCTAGTAGCCGATGTCGCCAGACTTCGGGAACCTTCGCTCTAGCTCAGATCGATCCCGATTCCGGCTTCCTTGAACTCTGGCGAGTTGCTGATTGGACCCACATGCATTGTTACGCCGAAGGCGTTGTAGGCCATTAGTCGGCCGCCCTTTTCCGCAGGTGCGCTATGCGACCTGCGGCTAATATCTGCCGATCCCTTCCGGGATGCGGGTGGACTTGTGGGTAAACAACAGCTCAGGCGAGTTCAGCTGCGAATCTGAGTTCGGGACAATTCACTACTGCTGGTAGTCCGGCTTCCAAGGTTCATTTCCGTCGCGAGGCTGCAGGAACTTTGCATCCACGGACTGATACCAGTCGTGCAGTTTCTTTCGCATCTCGCCCACCATTTCCGGCATCGATTCAGAGAGATCATTTTTCTCGCCCAAATCGGCTTCCAAATCGTAAAGATGAACGCGGCCATCTTCATAGCGTTCGAACAACTTGTACTTCCCAACACGGATTGCACCGCCAGGGATACCACCTTGATTGCTGTAATGCGGGTAGTGCCAAAACAACGCTTCACGATCGAGTGATTCGCCTTCCAACGCGGGGCGGATATCGACCCCGTCAATCTCATGATCCACATCGCCACCGGCAGCGGCAACGAGAGTTGGAAATAGGTCGATCGAACAAATCGGCGTCGATGATTCGGAACCGGCTTGAGTTACACCAGGGTAACGAACAATCCATGGCTCGCGAACACCGCCTTCATAAACCCAACCCTTCCCACCACGAAGCGGCAGGTTACTGGTTGGCAATCCTTCAGATGTTGACAGGCCCCCGTTGTCAGAGGTGAAGATCACGATCGTTTCGTCTTCGACACCGGAATCCTTCAGCTGCTGCAACACCTTCCCAACCGCCTCATCCATCGCCTCGACCATGGCCGCGTACACGGGTTTGTTTTGTAGAATCCGCACCTTGCGATCACCACGCAAGAACACTTGTTCTTCGTCAGCGAACTCAGGACCGGAAATGGACTTTGCCTTTTCCTTGTACTTGGCGATCAAGTCAGGCCGACCCATCATTGGGTTGTGAACGGAGTAGAACGCCAGGTAGGCGAAGAACGGTTGGTCTTTGTTGGTATCGATGAACGAAGCGGTCTCGCGTGCTAAACGATCCGGCAAGTGATCGCCATCGGGGCTCTCAACTTTAATTTGTGGATTCTCAAACGGTGCAAAATACCGTTTGCCAGTGTAGGGACCACCAGCACTGTGACCGCCAATGTTGACATCGAACCCTTGGTTCTGGGGATAAAACTCTTCGGTCTCACCCAGGTGCCACTTGCCGGCGAAAAACGTGGCGTAGCCTTTGTCCTTCAGTGCTTCGGCAACCGTGACCTCTTCCAAAGGCATGTTGTTGTGCAGCGGAGCGGGATTGAAAGTAGCAGGCCGTCGACCAGAGAAGAAGTTGGTCGCCTGCACGCGAGTCGGATACTTGCCGGTCATCAGGCTGTAGCGAGTCGGCGAGCAGACCGGGTTCGCCGCATAACCATCGGTGAACCGCATCCCCGATTTGGATAGCCGATCGATGTTAGGTGTTTCGTAAAAGCAGTCAGGGTTGTTAGCACCGACGTCCATGTAGCCCAAATCATCGACAACAAAGACAACCACATTGGGCGGTCGGTCCGCTGCGGAAAGACTCCTGGGTATCAGCACGCAAGATACCAAGAGGCCTAACGCGATGACGCTAGGAAACGATGGCCGGAAGGCAGACTTTTTCATATTGAATCGGTTGGAAGCGAGAGCGAGAAGCGGGACTGATGCCCTTAATAACATAGTCGAACCAACTGAAAGATGACAACGCGATGGCGGTCCGTCTGGCATCCCTTAGTAGCCTCTACAGCAATCTTCAACACCTAAAGAATCAAGCAGATCTCAGCCTCCCACATCAACCCGCAACTCAGCACTCACCCCGCAAGTTAGTGATTGCGGTTTCGTCAGTCTCGCACTTAACTGCCTGATGAAAATCGCATAGCAAGGCAGCAGAGACGCTCCGTGGTATCGTCCGCCCGCTAGAATCGTTGCGCTGCCTGACGCCTTTAGCGGAACGGCACAGGGCCAGTGCCTTCTACGATCGAAAATCAACAGGCTGCTAACCGACTTAGGTGCTTTGCTCAAGCGAGTTTTACAGCATGCGAGTTTTACAGCATGCGAGCTTTACAGCATGCGAGCTTTACAGCATGACGGACTTTCAAGTCCGTCGAAGTCGTTGAAAGTGACGAACTAGAGAGTCCGTCGTAGAAATGCCAACCCCGTTCCAGGCGTGACGAAGCCCGCTCTTGGCGTTTGACAATAGCGGGTGGCATTCGGCAAACCGTGGGGCATGGTTTCCGAAGTAAACCATCTTCACCCTACACGACCTCGCCTCACCCTACTTCCCATACGACAAACTCGCAGGGGGCGATCTTGTTGCGAAACCAAACTACTCACCAGCGTTTCCGCCGGCGAGACCATCAATAGCTTCAACAGCAAATCGGGATTCTAGATTTTGACTTAGAGTCCTTCTACTTCCTCCACTTCTCCACCGGATTCTTCCGATGCCGAACGCGCCAAGCTTTTCGCCTGCATTTCCTGTAGTTCTTGAAAAGTCATCGTACCTTGCTCAGTGACTAAACCGCCCTCTGGCGATCCGCAACCGGCAAATCCCACAAGTCCGCACAGTAAGCAAAAGAGAAGAGTCTTTTTCATCATTGATCGTTTCTAAAAAGAGTGATTCGGTTGAATAAGTCGTTTCACCGAGACCTCCGTTGCGTTGACTCAACGCAACGGAGGTTCTGATGTGAAACGAATGGTTCGGACGAAGCCGAACGAGGTGACTAAAATTCTTCTTCGATGGTTTCCTTCGATGCCCGGGTTCCCAATGCTCCCCAAAGACCATAAGGGCTTCTCGATCCGGGGGCACTGATACCAGTACCATTCTGGGCAACGGGAGTTGCATTCTGATTACCAGCGTCAACTGAATCAGTAATGAACTTCACCGCACCATCGCCCATCAACACGTGACATCCACCTTGGTGGCGACTGCTGGCCGAAAACACACCGGACCGGTTGTAAACGTTGTTCGTTCCTAATTCATTCGCAACCTGGAAACAAGCGGCTGAATTCGGTGACGCCATCGTGGTGATTTGACTGAAGACAGGGAAACCACTCGCCCAGCGATATCCGCGAAGCTTGTCTTGCTCATTTCCGCTGAAAATCGTCGAGAGGGGCGTCGAAGCGCTGCTGCTCCAGAATTGTGGCCTTTCGGCATCCACACCAGCGTTGTTGGAGCACTGATTTGGCGACCCGACTGGAGTGATCGGATTGCCCCCCGACTCGCCTCGCAGTGTCACTGCACTGTTGTTGGCCAGAGGATCCGTACGCTTGTCTCGGTCGCCGAGATCGGAGGCGATTTCACCCGCGATAACCGTATTTGCCAACCCATCAAGAATGTCTCGGAACGCCATTTTCTGACGAGGGACAAACGCACCACGCTGACTTGCACGAACCATCTGAGCAAGAGTACTGCTGCGTATTAAGTTTTGGTTGGCCGCACCGACGCCACCGCGGAAAGGACTGTCGCCCATGCAGGCTGCGTAGTTCGTCCGACCGTATGCGGGAAGTCCAACCCCTGGATCACTTGGGCAACGCAGAGTTGGGACCTGAGTCAGGTAAGGAGGATAATTCGCTACGTTGGGTGACGGACCAAAAGCAACCCACGGTTGACCAACGGAGCCCCACCCGGTTGTTCCTCCATCAGTACGACCGACCAAGGGATTCGAAATTTGCTCCCACAAAGCCTGGCCTTCGAAGAAAGGCAGTAAGCCGACGAAGATACTGTGTCGTTCGCCGTTTCCGTTGGTTCGGTTTGGGTGCGATCCGGAATTGGTTCCGTGCCCCGTACCAGACATTTGGGTGGGAAGCTGCTTGTAGGCCGAGTGGTAATTGTGAATAGCCAGGCCAATTTGCTTGAAGTTGTTGCTGCAACTCATCCGGCGAGCGGCCTCTCGGGCAGCCTGCACGGCGGGAAGCAGTAGGCCGACCAGAACGCCAATAATGGCAATCACGACCAGCAACTCGACTAACGTGAATCCGCTTGAGACGCTGCGGGGGCGATTTAAGGTAGTCATCTAGACCTCGACGAGAGAAGAATTCGTTTCGAAAGAAGCGGCGAATGGTCGCCTCTACCCTATAAACCGAATCTCACGGTGCCGATCTAAACACTGCGGCCCAAAAATCCATTTAAAATGGAATTCCTCAAGATCACGCCGCTTCCGTTACATGTGCCCTTTGACGCGATAGACGCCCTAAATCGCCTCAAAAAAAGCATTTCCCCAGTATTTCCGCGATGCTGGAGCCATTAAATCCCTGGGTTGAACAGCGGATTAACTTAACTTTCGCTAGCCGCGTTAAGAGATTTCGCGCGGTTTTCAGCCGGGACGCCTTCTCAGTCGCCAACGACGACTTCGATTGCAGGTGGCAAACCAACAAGCTCCGACTCGGGTAGCTGATCGGGTGCGACGTACACCCTTCGCAGGGTGAGGCTGCTTTCCAGTGGGCTCAAGTCGGAGACTTCCGTCTCCCGGATATCGAGCTCAAATAACTCCAGCCCATCCAGTTCATTCAAATCCGTAATTCCCGTTTCACGCAAATCAAGCGAACGTGGCTGGAGAATGTGCAGCAGGCTAAACCAGTTCGGATGTCGTTCCGAGATCGCAAACGCACGCCTCAAATACTTCAGACCAGCACCACGCAGTTGCACGGTTGCCGAATCGGCATCGAAATACAGTCCTTCGGCGTCCCATTCCTCGTTATTGATTTTGATCCAAGCTCGGACAATCTCGACCTTATCTGCCACTGGCCGTTGATTCAAATCGTCGTAGATCATCAGCTTCTCGGCGAGCGGCGCTCTCCAGCGATTCGAAGCCACCAGTTCGCCCATCAGGTCGATAAGACTTTGAGTGTCCAAATACCCCTCCTCGTTGAGGAGCGGCAAGTACTTCTCAGCCAGAAACAAAAGTTCGCCGGTGATCTCCTTTCCCTCCCTACTAAGCTGCAGCGCTGAATCGAAATCCTGGATTAAGAATAGGATCCAGAATTTTTGGGTCCACGCAAACGACTTAGGCGGAGGATCAAAAACCAGGATCGAATCCATGTGTTCCAACGTCGTTTGAACGGCTGACTTCATCGAGTCGCCATTCCGCAGCGCGGAATTGATAACAAATTCGGAATGCCGAGTTGCCGCGGAAACCTGGCGACCGCGGCGGCGATCCGATGCATTCTTTTCGGCCAAGTATAAGTCAAGGGAATCTTGGGCCTCGGCCTGCGCCAACTCAGCTCGCTCCAGTGCGGTGACGGTTTGAAATTGAGACCGTTCCGCTTCGGCCTGGGCCTCTTGGGAGATCCGACGCGCTTCAACGGCGACCGCCCGTGCCTCCAAAGCCTCATCGCGACTGCGGTTCAACTGAACCACAAAATAGGTCACACACATCGCAAGAATCGAAAGCAACCCCAGCGTCAACGAACACGCATCGCGATGTCTTTTGTAGAACAGCAATGCTTCGCGACGAAGGCTTGGATTTTCAACGGACGTTGTAAAACCATCCAGAAACCGGTGAATGTCTTCGCTCAAGGCTTCCACGCTTTGATAGCGACTGGACGGATCGATTGCGGTGGCCTTGGCAATCGTCGCCGTCAGCGCGAGATCGACTCCCGAACTAACCGGTACTCCGTTTGAATTGGATTGGGCGTTTGAATTGGACCGGGCGTTTGGACTGGACTGGGCATTCGGATTAAATTGGCAAGCCAACAACTCTTGCAGCAAGCAGCCCAGCGCATAGATATCCATTTGTGGAGTCTTGGGCTGCCGGCGATTCATTTGCTCGGGCGCCATATAAACAGGTGTCCCACTGGAGGACTCCAACAACGCACCGTACAGATCCGGGTCGAGCAAGACGGTGGAGTCGTTTTGCCCAGGTTGGTGAGCCATCACCACCCCCATCCCCCAATCGCAAACCTTCACCTCGCCGAACTCGCCCACAAAGATATTCTCGGGCTTGATGTCCAAATGCAAAACGCGACGAGAATGGGCGTAGGCCACCGCATCGCAAACTCGCAAGAAGTATTCCAACCGCTTGCGCAGTGGATACTCCTTTGCGATTTCCTCAGCATTCAGATCCCGCACGACCTGACGCAAGGACCGGCCTTGTTTCAGTTCCATCGTGAAAAAGGGACGGCCTTGGTCGTCGACGTCCATGTCGAACAAGTCAATGATATTCGGGTGATCCAAGCGAGCCGTCAGGTGAGCCTCTCGCAAAAACGCATCAAAATGATCGCTGGAGTATTCCGGCAACGGCTTGGCCATCGCCACATGCCGAGCAGCCTTCGCGTCGTATACACGGTACACCTCTTTCATTCCGCCACGCCCGATCAACTCCGGGTTTTGATAGCGAACTTTGATGCGTGAGATTGCACAAAACAGCGGGCAGATATCGTCATCCGTTTCCAAGCAATCGGAATACGCCAACGACGGATCGGCTTGATCGAAGACATCATCAACGATCGGCTTGATACGCCGGATCGATGCTCGCGAGGGATCGGTTGAAGTCATGGAATTGCTTTAGGGTGATGCACGAACCAAAGTCATAAGACCGCTGGCCGTCAGTCGTTTAGACGTTGTTTTCGGGGAACTCGAGTTCTCGCCGTAACTCGTAAACCTCTCGCACAAGACGTTTCTTCACTCGGTGCTTTAGAACATAAACGCTGTCCTCGCTCATGTTCAAATCTTCGCTGATCGCGGAAGCCGATTCGCCCTCCACGCTTCGGACAAAGACATCCACAGCGTTTCCTGAAAAAACGGTTCGCAGCCGATCGAGTGCTAGCTCAACAATGTGCTCTCGCCATTCCGCTTCGATCCGCTGTTCTAGTTCAGAGTCTTCCATGGGTGACTCTTCGACGGTGTCCAGGTTGCCATCCACGGTTTGTTGATTACGTCGTTGCTTACGATGCCAATCGACCGCCGTGCTACGGATCAAATGTGACAACCAACTTCGAAAGCGAGTTCTTTCGGGCGAGGGTTTGTAGCTGGCAAGATCTTTCCAAAGCCGCATTAGCGCCAACTGACAGGCGTCGTCAATATCGGACCGCGGCACCCCCATGTGCGCCAGAACTCGGCCGATGAACGGTCGGTAATAGTCCAGCAATTCTTCCCACGCGGGGTGATCTTTTCCGGACTGCGCAAGCTCCAACAACGAAATCCGAGTCGGCAGGTTTTGCGAGGGATTGTTCATGGAAGCGAGTAGGATCCTCAACAAGATGAATCGGCGCGACGAAGCCTCGCTACCGTACTTGGCCTGGCCCTGCGATCACCTGCAACGTGATGCCGATGGTCAACGACATTCAGCAATTGACGACGCGAATAATGCACTTTGCCACCGGATCACAACGCGGAACCGACCTGGCCACATGTCAGTGTACTCTGCTGCGGCAAAGCTGTGACACATCGAAAAAACCACCGATGAGTGATTTCAGTCCACCAAGCCGAGGGCGAGACGCTCTGCGCTGGGGACAATTCCTCGGAAGGATTCCAGCGCGGACGGGTTGTCAGCCGCCAGAGATTGAACTTCCCGGGCGATCTGGCTTTTCAAGCGGCTCGCCTCCTGGGGCCGATCGGTCGCGACCGCGATTTCGTGTCGATGCACCGTCGCAACCAATCCATAAAGTCGCTTCAAAGTCGCCGACTTTTGCAGTTGGTCAAGCAAAGCGAGTGCCTGATCGTAATGACCTTGTTCGATGTACAAGCGTGAAAGCTGGAGAGTGGCTTTGTGGTGATAGTCCAGTCGAGCGGGTGCATTTTCCGCAGCCTGATCGACGGGGAAGTAGTCCATGACCGCCAGCCAACCGGGCACGTCATTGCGGGTGATCGCAATCAAGTACTGCTGCGCAATCGAATCGGTACGCGACACAATCGGACCACGTAGCTGACTGCGAATCGACGATGGACGTGTGGCCGTTGCGGTCAGTCCGCCGATTCCCAAACCGACCACGGACAAGATGCCAATCAGGATCCGGCGGCGGGTTCGGCTCTTGCGCTCCTGTTGCGATCGGTCCACGACTCGCTGCAATCGCACCGTTGCGGACCCGGCACCAAACGCATGCGAGGACGCGAAAGGGGAAGCGAGAGTCCGTTGACCGGCGGAAGCTTTCGTTGAGATTGAGTCGTGCGTTTCGTCCAGCACATTGGAGCCATTCGCGTCCTGTTTTCCGGCATCCGGTTGAGCAGCATGCTGGTCCACGACCGCCAAGAGTTCACTCGCCGAAGCAAACCGGCTGGCAGGCGACTTCTGCAAACATCGCATGACCAGTGAAACCAGCCAGCCCGGCAAGTCCGACGTGCCACGCACGCGGTCCAGCGGCAGTGGCGTCTCGTTAATGTGTTTGACCGCCAACGCCAACGGTTCTTCATCGGCGAACGGTGGAGTCCCCGCGAGCAGGTGGTACATCGTGACGCCAAGCGAATACAAATCGCTGCGTGCATCCACCGGATGCCCCTGAATTTGTTCCGGACTCATGTACCGAGGCGTGCCCAGCGTCAGCCCTGCCCGCGTGAGGTTGGCGGTGCTGGAATCGACCGCCGTCAACATGCGTGCCAAACCAAAGTCAGTCACTTTGATGCCGAAGTCATCGCCTTGCATGATGTTTTCAGGCTTCACATCACGATGGGTCACGCCGGCATCGTGCGCGACTTGCAAAGCCCCGGCAACGCTTCGCAACACATTGATCGCGGCGTCGGCCCCCAGCGGCCCGTCTCGGTCGAGCAACTGCTTGAGATTAATCCCGTCGACAAGCTCTTGCGAAATGAAGTGGACGTCGCCGACTTCACCGAACTCGTAGACCTGCACGATCGAGGGATGGTTCAGCCGAGCGGCAGCTTGGGCTTCGCGCTGGAAACGTTTCAGGTTGTCGAGATCGCGTTGAAGATCATCGCCGCCTGACTTCCCTGGACGTAATACCTTCAGGGCGACGTCGCGTTGGAGCTTCATTTGACGCGCGGCGTAAACGTCGGCCATCCCGCCGCTGCCGATCTTGCGGAGGATTTGATATTCGCCCAATCGCTGGCCGGTTAGGTCACTCATCGGCTCACTCCCGACAATTGAACCAAACCTTCATTCATGCTGCCTGATCGCAGACCGGCCAAATTCAATGTGACGTTCCGAAACCCGAGTGATTGAAAATGTTGCGATAACGATTCGTTGAGCTGCAAGTCAACGACGCGTGCCAAGTCCGTCGCCGGCACCTCAATCCTCGCCAACTCGCCGGCGTGCAAACGAACACGAAGATCACCCAAACCGTGCGACCGCAGCCAAGCCTCGGCGGCGTCAATCCGGCCAAGACGTTCAGGGGTGACCTCCACGTGATATTCAATTCGACTGGACAGGCAAGGCGATGCGGGCAGGTCAGCGTTACTGAGTCCGAAGCTTTCCGCGATTCGGCGGACTTCACTTTTGCCGAAACCTAGATCCGCCAACGGAGTCTGCACACCAGCATCCCGCCCCGCTTGGATTCCGGGGCGATGATCACCTAAGTCATCTGCGTTGGTACCCGAAACAATCACGGCGGACCGCTGGACCGCGATAGGCCGCAGGTATTCGTACAACGTTTCTTTACAGTAATAACAGCGGTCGGTCGGGTTGCTACGGTACGCGTCCCGCCCGAGTTCGTTGGTGTCGACAAACCGATGCTCGATCGGTATTTCGGCTGCCACGCGAGTCGCCAATTCGGCCTGCCAACTGGCCAGGGACGGCGAACGGGCGGTGACGGCGATGCAGTTGTCAGGGAAATCAGGTTTGATAACCCCACCCACCTCGCTGAAAAACTGGGAAGCCCCGGTAGTTTGCGGCGTCCCGGCTCGCACGGCCGCTGCCGCCACCACGGAACTGTCCACGCCCCCGGAAAACGCGACAACGAGCGGCCCCAGAGAACTCAGGCGGTCTATCAGTTGTTTCGCGGAATCGAGCATCAGGCGTGTAAAAAAGTGAAGCTGGCGCCAACAAAGCATGAACAAGTGGGGTGGGCGCTACGGTAGTCTACCTTGCTACACTGCTCGTTTCCGCCCCACTGCAATTTGTTTCCGCAGCCCCTCCGGTTCTTCCTTCTTTTCGTCGCGATTTGCGAAATGACAGATTCTTCGCCCCCGTCCAAACCCGCCTCCAATCCCTACCCAGACTCCACCGAGCAAGCAGTAGGGTCACGGGCGAGCGACGATTCGCAAGCCGGATCGAATGCGAACCAGGATAATGCGGCTGGCCAAGACGCTGCTTCGGACCAAGAATCCGCTTCCGCACAGGAAACCTGGGACGCGTTGCCTGTCACACAACAGCGAGCCGCCGTGTTCCGCGTCCAAGCTGGACGTGAGACCATGGAAGCCTTTGTGGTCGCATTCGTTTTGGCGTTGTTGTTCCGAGCGTTCATCGCCGAAGCGTTCGTGATCCCGACGGGGTCGATGGCCCCCGCCCTGATGGGAGCACACAAGGACGTGTTCTGCGACCAATGCGGACAACAGTTCCCGATCGGCGCCAGCCTGGAATTCCGTTCACCGGATGTTGAACAAGTGGTGGTTGGCGGCGTCTGCCCCAATTGCCGACACATCAACTCACTCGATATCGCCAACACGCCGGACGACACCACCTTCAGCGGCGATCGCATCCTGGTTAGCAAGTTTGCGTATGCAATCAGCGATCCTGACCGCTGGGACGTGATCGTTTTTAAGGTGCCCGTGAACCCAAAGCAAAACTACATCAAGCGATTAGTCGGCCTCCCCAACGAGACCCTGACGATCCTGCACGGCGATGTCTACGCGCAACCCGGCGTCAAAACAAACGACGTTGCTGGCGACATCGGCCCGATTGCTGGCCCGGTTAGTGGCCCAGACAACAGGAATTCGAACTCGCCCGGCGAGATCCTACGCAAGCCACCATCCACCCTGCTGGCGATGAAGCACGTCGTTTACAACAGCGACCATCAGGCCGACTCACTGATTCAGGCCGCATACCCAGCTCGATTGCAACCCTGGAAGAGCGGCGCCACTTCGCCACCGGAAGACTCCTGGC includes the following:
- a CDS encoding protein kinase domain-containing protein, with protein sequence MSDLTGQRLGEYQILRKIGSGGMADVYAARQMKLQRDVALKVLRPGKSGGDDLQRDLDNLKRFQREAQAAARLNHPSIVQVYEFGEVGDVHFISQELVDGINLKQLLDRDGPLGADAAINVLRSVAGALQVAHDAGVTHRDVKPENIMQGDDFGIKVTDFGLARMLTAVDSSTANLTRAGLTLGTPRYMSPEQIQGHPVDARSDLYSLGVTMYHLLAGTPPFADEEPLALAVKHINETPLPLDRVRGTSDLPGWLVSLVMRCLQKSPASRFASASELLAVVDQHAAQPDAGKQDANGSNVLDETHDSISTKASAGQRTLASPFASSHAFGAGSATVRLQRVVDRSQQERKSRTRRRILIGILSVVGLGIGGLTATATRPSSIRSQLRGPIVSRTDSIAQQYLIAITRNDVPGWLAVMDYFPVDQAAENAPARLDYHHKATLQLSRLYIEQGHYDQALALLDQLQKSATLKRLYGLVATVHRHEIAVATDRPQEASRLKSQIAREVQSLAADNPSALESFRGIVPSAERLALGLVD
- the larE gene encoding ATP-dependent sacrificial sulfur transferase LarE, with protein sequence MLDSAKQLIDRLSSLGPLVVAFSGGVDSSVVAAAAVRAGTPQTTGASQFFSEVGGVIKPDFPDNCIAVTARSPSLASWQAELATRVAAEIPIEHRFVDTNELGRDAYRSNPTDRCYYCKETLYEYLRPIAVQRSAVIVSGTNADDLGDHRPGIQAGRDAGVQTPLADLGFGKSEVRRIAESFGLSNADLPASPCLSSRIEYHVEVTPERLGRIDAAEAWLRSHGLGDLRVRLHAGELARIEVPATDLARVVDLQLNESLSQHFQSLGFRNVTLNLAGLRSGSMNEGLVQLSGVSR